A section of the Methanoregula formicica SMSP genome encodes:
- a CDS encoding helix-turn-helix domain-containing protein produces the protein MREEEIFGRMLQEERKAKNISQEKLAKLAGLDRTFISLIENGKRSPTFSTILKICSSLDIAPSELFSIYEKKDPDYRIRKGGKQ, from the coding sequence ATGCGCGAGGAAGAAATTTTTGGCAGAATGCTGCAGGAAGAGCGGAAAGCCAAAAATATTTCCCAGGAGAAGCTTGCAAAACTCGCCGGCCTTGACCGGACGTTTATCAGTCTCATCGAAAATGGAAAGCGGAGCCCGACATTTTCGACTATTCTGAAGATCTGTTCATCTCTTGATATTGCTCCATCGGAACTGTTCTCAATTTACGAGAAGAAGGATCCGGATTACCGGATAAGGAAAGGCGGGAAGCAATAG
- a CDS encoding metallophosphoesterase, which produces MTDASGPDSIDKDESVIVVSDLHLGGEFGHETSGRFCNFLEAVSRFSGKAPFSREQQFRIGGIDKVFKPPKKIILLGDILEFWASRCRNRDYVTLDALKPFAQLQEMDCDVVYVTGNHDEDVEEIIDAANFENKKKTSPEKDSIDLFTQNTKKFSLHKKHYIPGRNGEGLEVGGVHYAFLHGHQFDQQQLPYSIGECIGARFDPISYIADIANTQAAKKVTPVIAGALVVIWIALAVVLGNRENGPLVSALTLILGGVIVASLVNTVVLFGSGCQKKISILQVRPIQILQGVAAFFALLLTGLILLGFVVPWIHNVLFLVIFAIFSLLVAFTAVPILVVSLQKKFYSFWQKTTSIKGSDVEKIIPKEKSSASDFNPEKYSLTADVVVFGHTHCANMPESKHFVRKKSQEYTGPERVFFCNTGDWERDPAMPLTKECPFKETFVYIDHDGLFLMRWDDKGKEKIQFIKRIPAAMITHNVIP; this is translated from the coding sequence ATGACAGATGCATCCGGTCCGGACAGCATAGACAAAGATGAAAGCGTGATTGTTGTATCTGATCTCCATCTCGGGGGAGAATTCGGTCACGAAACCTCAGGCAGGTTCTGTAATTTCCTTGAGGCAGTCTCACGATTCTCGGGAAAAGCCCCCTTTTCCCGCGAGCAGCAGTTCCGGATCGGCGGTATCGACAAGGTTTTCAAGCCCCCGAAAAAGATCATCCTGCTCGGCGACATCCTTGAATTCTGGGCCAGCCGCTGCCGGAACCGTGATTATGTCACGCTTGATGCCTTGAAGCCGTTTGCACAATTGCAGGAAATGGACTGCGATGTTGTTTACGTCACCGGAAACCATGATGAAGACGTAGAGGAAATCATCGATGCGGCGAATTTTGAGAACAAAAAAAAGACCTCTCCTGAGAAAGATTCAATCGACCTGTTCACGCAGAACACTAAGAAGTTCTCTCTCCACAAGAAGCACTATATTCCGGGCAGGAACGGGGAGGGTCTGGAGGTCGGGGGTGTCCATTATGCCTTCCTTCACGGCCACCAGTTTGACCAGCAGCAGTTGCCTTATTCCATTGGTGAGTGTATCGGGGCCCGGTTCGATCCGATCAGTTATATTGCCGATATTGCCAATACCCAGGCGGCAAAAAAAGTCACACCGGTGATTGCAGGTGCGCTTGTGGTGATCTGGATCGCTCTTGCCGTAGTGCTTGGCAACCGGGAGAATGGCCCTCTTGTCAGCGCGCTGACGCTGATACTCGGTGGGGTGATTGTCGCAAGCCTCGTGAATACTGTTGTATTGTTCGGGAGCGGATGCCAGAAAAAGATTTCAATACTCCAGGTCAGGCCGATACAGATCCTCCAGGGTGTTGCTGCATTTTTCGCGCTTCTGCTTACCGGATTAATCCTGCTGGGCTTTGTTGTCCCTTGGATCCATAATGTCCTGTTCCTGGTCATCTTTGCTATCTTTTCCCTGCTTGTAGCGTTCACCGCGGTTCCGATACTGGTCGTGTCTTTACAAAAGAAGTTCTATTCCTTCTGGCAGAAAACGACCAGTATCAAAGGCTCGGACGTTGAAAAGATCATCCCGAAGGAAAAATCGAGCGCGAGTGATTTCAACCCGGAAAAGTACTCTCTCACCGCTGACGTCGTTGTGTTCGGTCACACACATTGTGCAAATATGCCCGAAAGTAAGCACTTTGTCAGAAAGAAGTCTCAAGAGTATACCGGTCCGGAACGGGTGTTCTTCTGCAATACTGGAGACTGGGAACGGGATCCGGCCATGCCTTTGACGAAAGAATGCCCGTTCAAGGAAACGTTCGTGTATATCGATCACGACGGGCTGTTCCTGATGCGATGGGATGATAAAGGAAAGGAAAAGATTCAGTTCATTAAGCGTATCCCGGCAGCCATGATAACGCATAATGTGATCCCATAA
- a CDS encoding DUF7557 family protein produces MGLTTIKIQTETRDKLADLGKKSESYDTILNRLIDFYRDNAKKE; encoded by the coding sequence ATGGGCCTTACAACAATCAAAATCCAGACAGAGACACGGGATAAGTTAGCGGATCTGGGAAAGAAGTCAGAGAGTTATGATACCATTCTCAACCGGCTGATCGATTTTTACCGGGACAACGCGAAGAAGGAGTGA
- a CDS encoding ribonuclease III domain-containing protein, with the protein MDDMSDWICYRDRICYPAETFLLRFPVENKERLISAIISNAFLNEKIPFEQLKTIHEEHSLATLGDFVLDYAIIANFPVNETVTPQKINDFREQYGNNTTLHRYARDCLHLQEYILWGSDQRMKKIWNQESTDMLADRFEMLIGALYLEKGLNGVLEFLQTHQFFKKIDAL; encoded by the coding sequence ATGGATGACATGAGCGACTGGATTTGTTATCGCGACAGGATCTGTTATCCCGCAGAAACATTCCTCCTCAGGTTTCCCGTTGAGAATAAAGAGCGCCTGATCAGCGCGATCATCAGCAATGCATTCCTGAATGAAAAAATCCCGTTCGAACAACTCAAAACAATTCATGAAGAACACAGCCTCGCGACCCTTGGCGACTTTGTCCTGGATTACGCAATCATCGCAAATTTCCCCGTCAATGAAACAGTCACCCCGCAAAAGATCAACGATTTCCGGGAGCAGTACGGCAATAACACCACCCTCCACCGGTATGCCCGGGACTGCCTGCACCTGCAGGAATACATTCTCTGGGGATCGGACCAGCGGATGAAAAAAATCTGGAACCAGGAATCAACAGACATGCTCGCAGACCGTTTCGAGATGCTCATCGGGGCACTATATCTCGAAAAAGGCCTGAACGGGGTCCTGGAATTTTTACAAACGCACCAGTTTTTCAAAAAGATTGATGCTCTCTGA
- a CDS encoding transcriptional regulator, which translates to MNKKALLTFTKKDEEFVSALVATGTPRTVARVLVYLFKNTEGTMREIEHGTDLNEPQVSIALKHMEDHDWISVSAVAGSGMGRPSKKVALKIPVREIVDMIEEAQKSAIENRLALLKKAKGYVA; encoded by the coding sequence ATGAACAAAAAAGCCCTTTTGACCTTCACGAAAAAGGACGAGGAATTCGTCAGTGCGCTGGTGGCGACCGGCACCCCGCGGACGGTTGCCCGGGTTTTGGTCTATCTCTTCAAGAACACGGAGGGGACGATGCGGGAGATCGAGCACGGGACCGACTTGAACGAGCCGCAGGTGAGCATCGCGCTGAAACACATGGAGGACCACGACTGGATCTCGGTTTCGGCAGTTGCGGGTTCCGGGATGGGACGGCCGAGCAAGAAAGTGGCGCTGAAGATCCCGGTCCGTGAGATCGTGGACATGATCGAGGAAGCGCAGAAGAGCGCAATAGAGAACCGGCTTGCCCTCTTGAAAAAAGCAAAGGGGTATGTGGCGTAA
- a CDS encoding Fic family protein gives MRVRVAGNSGKTGTYPDCTPWLEYFLVGVEVSLHRVKERVLLLSSDEHRKIAGGQVALSGRQMKIIEFIHANSSVKTRDLVVMFKVSRQAT, from the coding sequence ATGAGGGTGAGGGTTGCAGGGAATAGCGGGAAAACCGGGACCTATCCCGATTGTACCCCCTGGCTGGAATATTTCCTGGTGGGGGTTGAGGTCTCGCTGCACCGGGTGAAAGAGCGTGTGCTGCTGCTTTCGTCTGACGAGCACCGGAAGATCGCCGGGGGACAGGTTGCGCTGTCTGGTCGCCAGATGAAGATCATTGAGTTCATCCATGCGAACAGTTCGGTAAAAACACGTGATCTTGTAGTGATGTTCAAGGTCTCGCGACAAGCAACATGA
- a CDS encoding response regulator encodes MISVLYVDDEAPLLDIAKIYLERTGDFSVGTATSAPEALVLLQEQAFDAIVSDYQMPEMDGIAFLQQVRKSGDTIPFILFTGRGREEVVIQALNEGADFYLQKGGEPKSQFAELAHKVRQAVSRRQAEVALKKTRQDYRNLIRNASEAICVVQDEFLRMANPQLAELLGYREKELPSVSISTLIHEDDRAVVMEQYNRRLRGEADPRYSFRLRRKDKSTCWVDASGILISWEGRPAVMIFLTDITERKRAEESLQENEEKYRLVVENSRDAVYIHKDNRLWFVNRRSAEVTGYTIDELMQINLWDLVHPDDRGRLQDAARRRFAGEAVPPTFTARLVTKSGELREGDFIVDLIDFHGKPAILGIYRDLTEQRKAEISLRESEEKYRILLHESPDPVFSFYPDGTYRYVNKAFADGVLKTVDEIIGKKIWDVFDRDEADKRFGPLSRVFATGRGDVIEVRVPHPGGDRYYITTITPIRDETGSVITCICSSKEITDRKRAEDALRQANRHLGLLTDVTRHDLTNQVSALKGWLELTKAMLNDPQKIREFIAKKEIAIAAIERQIAFMNAYQDLGTNEPSWQDMEAVVLQARALLPAEGIRFVTDIGGIEVYADPLFDRVFSNLLDNCLRHGEHVTEIRVSSHRTGGGLTIVWEDNGVGIPPGEKERIFDRGFGRNTGFGMFLAKEILSLTGMGIRETGEAGKGARFEIVVPAGAYREKPGIS; translated from the coding sequence ATGATCTCCGTACTCTACGTCGACGACGAGGCTCCGCTTCTCGACATTGCCAAGATCTACCTTGAGCGGACCGGGGACTTCTCTGTCGGGACCGCCACCTCGGCGCCGGAGGCTCTCGTTCTCTTGCAGGAACAGGCCTTTGACGCGATCGTCTCCGACTACCAGATGCCGGAGATGGATGGCATCGCGTTCTTACAACAGGTACGGAAATCGGGAGACACCATCCCCTTCATCCTCTTCACCGGTCGGGGCCGGGAGGAGGTGGTGATCCAGGCCTTAAACGAGGGCGCCGACTTCTACCTCCAGAAAGGCGGGGAACCAAAGTCCCAGTTTGCCGAACTGGCCCACAAGGTGCGGCAGGCCGTCTCGCGGCGCCAGGCAGAAGTGGCCTTAAAGAAGACCAGGCAGGACTACCGGAACCTCATCCGGAACGCCTCGGAAGCCATCTGCGTGGTTCAGGACGAATTCCTGCGGATGGCCAACCCGCAGCTGGCAGAACTCCTCGGGTATCGGGAAAAGGAACTCCCGTCCGTCTCCATCAGCACCCTGATCCACGAAGACGACCGGGCCGTGGTCATGGAGCAGTACAACCGCAGGCTCCGGGGCGAGGCCGACCCGCGGTACTCCTTCCGGCTTCGCCGCAAGGACAAGAGCACCTGCTGGGTGGACGCAAGCGGGATCCTCATCTCGTGGGAAGGACGCCCGGCCGTCATGATATTCCTCACCGACATCACCGAACGGAAGCGGGCCGAAGAGTCCCTGCAGGAGAACGAGGAGAAATACCGGCTCGTGGTCGAGAACAGCCGCGATGCCGTCTACATTCACAAGGACAACCGGCTCTGGTTCGTCAACCGGCGATCGGCTGAGGTGACCGGGTACACCATTGACGAGCTCATGCAGATCAACCTCTGGGACCTGGTCCACCCGGATGACCGGGGCCGGCTGCAGGATGCAGCGCGGAGGCGGTTTGCCGGGGAGGCTGTGCCTCCGACCTTCACCGCCCGGCTGGTGACAAAGAGCGGCGAACTCCGGGAGGGGGACTTCATCGTGGACTTAATCGACTTCCACGGCAAGCCCGCCATCCTCGGCATCTACCGAGACCTCACCGAGCAGCGCAAGGCGGAGATCTCGCTCCGCGAGAGCGAGGAGAAGTACCGCATCCTCCTCCACGAGTCCCCCGACCCCGTCTTCTCGTTCTACCCGGACGGGACCTACCGGTACGTTAACAAGGCCTTTGCCGACGGCGTGCTAAAGACCGTGGACGAGATCATCGGGAAGAAGATCTGGGATGTCTTCGACAGGGATGAGGCGGACAAGCGCTTTGGCCCGCTCTCCCGCGTCTTTGCCACGGGCAGGGGCGATGTCATCGAGGTCCGGGTCCCGCATCCCGGCGGCGACCGGTACTACATCACCACCATCACGCCCATCAGGGACGAGACGGGCTCTGTTATCACCTGCATCTGTTCCTCAAAAGAGATCACCGACCGTAAGCGGGCGGAGGATGCACTCCGGCAGGCCAACCGGCACCTCGGCCTCCTCACCGATGTCACCCGGCACGATCTCACGAACCAGGTCTCGGCCCTGAAGGGCTGGCTGGAGCTCACAAAAGCGATGTTAAACGACCCACAGAAGATCCGGGAGTTCATCGCGAAGAAGGAGATCGCGATTGCCGCTATCGAACGCCAGATCGCATTCATGAACGCGTACCAGGACCTCGGGACAAATGAACCATCCTGGCAGGACATGGAGGCAGTCGTCCTCCAGGCCCGGGCACTCCTGCCGGCCGAGGGGATCCGGTTCGTCACGGACATCGGGGGCATCGAGGTCTACGCTGACCCGCTCTTCGACAGGGTCTTCTCAAACCTCCTGGACAACTGCCTGCGTCACGGGGAGCACGTAACGGAGATCCGGGTCTCTTCGCACCGGACGGGCGGGGGGCTTACGATCGTCTGGGAAGATAACGGCGTCGGTATCCCGCCGGGCGAGAAAGAGCGTATCTTCGACCGGGGCTTCGGGAGAAACACTGGCTTTGGGATGTTCCTCGCAAAGGAGATCCTCAGCCTGACGGGCATGGGAATCCGGGAGACCGGGGAGGCGGGGAAGGGTGCACGGTTCGAGATCGTGGTTCCCGCCGGCGCATACCGGGAGAAGCCGGGGATCTCCTGA
- a CDS encoding DUF2179 domain-containing protein: MDLALPLIILLARIVETAMETVRLVYVTKGHKYLASAIGTLKIGIWVLSTGLVLTNLNNIPGILAYMLGYGIGTLLGMTIESWIGLGTVIVRIFCTQDPAPLISHLGNLGYGTTRINGSGQFVPAVAVLISMAPRKEAGRLLEVLKTGYPDVHFTIEDVSTMSEREIYFGARKRGIAGFIGYG, encoded by the coding sequence ATGGATCTTGCTTTACCGCTCATCATCCTCCTTGCACGGATTGTCGAGACAGCAATGGAGACTGTCCGGCTTGTCTACGTGACAAAAGGCCACAAATACCTCGCTTCTGCGATCGGGACACTCAAGATCGGGATCTGGGTACTCTCCACCGGTCTTGTGCTGACAAACCTCAACAATATTCCCGGTATTCTCGCCTATATGCTGGGGTATGGGATCGGGACACTCCTCGGGATGACCATCGAGTCCTGGATCGGTCTTGGCACCGTCATTGTCCGGATCTTCTGCACACAAGATCCCGCGCCGCTCATCAGCCATCTTGGAAACCTCGGGTACGGGACAACGCGGATCAACGGCTCGGGCCAGTTCGTACCTGCAGTTGCCGTCCTCATCAGCATGGCGCCCAGGAAAGAGGCCGGCAGGTTGCTTGAAGTGCTGAAGACCGGCTATCCTGACGTGCATTTCACCATCGAGGATGTCTCCACCATGAGCGAGCGGGAGATCTACTTCGGGGCACGGAAGCGGGGGATTGCCGGGTTTATCGGGTACGGGTGA
- a CDS encoding 50S ribosomal protein L16 — translation MVRKPAKMYRDVAKKAYTRREYMGGVPGNKIVQFEMGNLSQEFPTEVDLVVEEACQIRHSSLEAARITINRRLLKDVGRSNFHFKVRVFPHHVLRENKQATGAGADRVSEGMRLAFGKAVGTAARVIPGQAVMTVFSTAQYLEKVKDAMRHGAHKLPSPAHLKVKTIKVSGRVVAAPKLVGEKVVAAPVVTEEAAAEPAKDAKGAAPAKGGKEAAPAKDAKGGAPAKADDKKGAAPAKGGKK, via the coding sequence ATGGTTAGAAAACCGGCAAAGATGTACAGGGACGTTGCCAAGAAGGCCTACACACGGCGCGAATACATGGGCGGTGTTCCCGGCAACAAGATCGTGCAGTTCGAGATGGGCAACCTCTCGCAGGAATTCCCGACCGAAGTTGACCTGGTTGTTGAAGAGGCCTGCCAGATCCGGCACAGTTCCTTAGAGGCAGCCCGCATCACTATCAACCGCCGGCTCCTAAAGGATGTCGGCCGTTCCAACTTCCATTTCAAGGTCCGCGTCTTCCCCCACCATGTCCTGCGCGAGAACAAGCAGGCAACCGGCGCCGGTGCCGACCGTGTCTCGGAAGGGATGCGCCTCGCCTTTGGCAAGGCAGTCGGTACCGCGGCCCGCGTCATCCCCGGCCAGGCTGTCATGACGGTCTTCTCCACTGCACAGTACCTCGAGAAGGTCAAGGACGCGATGCGCCACGGCGCCCACAAACTCCCGAGCCCGGCACACCTGAAGGTCAAGACCATCAAGGTCAGCGGCAGAGTCGTTGCAGCACCGAAGCTCGTCGGTGAGAAGGTTGTTGCAGCGCCGGTCGTTACCGAAGAGGCGGCAGCTGAGCCGGCAAAGGACGCCAAGGGTGCAGCACCTGCAAAGGGCGGCAAGGAAGCCGCACCGGCCAAGGACGCGAAGGGCGGTGCCCCGGCCAAGGCCGACGACAAGAAGGGTGCAGCCCCGGCAAAGGGCGGCAAGAAGTAA
- a CDS encoding ABC transporter ATP-binding protein, giving the protein MGDLVIRNLNQSFPRDDGSRLVVLDDLSLTVQDKEFVCILGSSGCGKTTLLRMIAGLDTAESGSVVLDGEEIRGPNPKVGMVFQEYSLFPWRTVIDNIAFGLEMRGMPKGERHRVAEEYLELVNLSQFRDSFPSELSGGMRQRVAVARALALDPVLLLMDEPFGALDAQTRNKLQIELLEIWEKTKKTVVFITHSVDEAVFLADRIVVMTPRPGRICQVFEIRLPRPRDRTDREFAELRREVLDLINQHCSIQ; this is encoded by the coding sequence ATGGGCGACTTGGTGATCCGGAACCTGAACCAGTCGTTCCCCCGCGACGACGGGTCGCGGCTCGTGGTGCTGGATGACCTCAGCCTCACGGTACAGGACAAGGAGTTTGTCTGCATCCTTGGCTCCTCGGGCTGCGGCAAGACAACGCTGCTCCGCATGATCGCCGGCCTCGACACGGCGGAGTCCGGCTCGGTCGTGCTCGACGGCGAGGAGATCCGGGGCCCGAACCCGAAGGTCGGGATGGTCTTCCAGGAGTACTCCCTTTTCCCGTGGCGGACGGTCATCGACAACATCGCCTTCGGCCTTGAGATGCGGGGCATGCCAAAGGGGGAGCGGCACCGGGTTGCAGAAGAGTACCTTGAGCTGGTCAACCTCAGCCAGTTCCGTGACAGTTTCCCCTCGGAACTCTCGGGCGGGATGCGGCAGCGGGTGGCCGTTGCCCGGGCGCTGGCGCTCGACCCGGTCCTCCTTTTGATGGACGAGCCGTTCGGGGCGCTCGACGCCCAGACCCGCAACAAGCTCCAGATCGAGCTCCTCGAGATCTGGGAGAAGACGAAAAAGACGGTGGTCTTTATCACCCATAGCGTGGACGAGGCGGTCTTCCTCGCGGACCGGATTGTCGTCATGACGCCACGGCCGGGCCGGATCTGCCAGGTCTTCGAGATCCGGCTCCCGCGTCCCCGTGACCGGACGGACCGGGAGTTTGCAGAGCTCCGGCGCGAGGTCCTCGACCTTATAAACCAGCACTGTAGTATCCAGTAA
- a CDS encoding ABC transporter permease: protein MGKHAKNGRDWRLGVLAIVLALIAWQFIASVIIRYPFILPAPTDVASAFVNLVQDGDIFIDLGTSLVHFAIGLFLALIVGIPLGIIMGWNRRIEALVDPLIELLRPIPPLAWIPFAIIWFGLTSFSAGFIIFIGALFPIIINTYSGFRGVPRVFVEAAKMLGCTKDLPLIRYIAFPAALPSVAAGIRIATGVGWMCLVAAELFGVSNYGLGQKLWFYYSLHQMDSVVVYMILLGLIGLAFDMVFRHYIDKKFLKWRTGEVA, encoded by the coding sequence ATGGGAAAACATGCGAAGAATGGCAGGGACTGGCGGCTTGGTGTGCTTGCCATCGTGTTAGCACTCATCGCCTGGCAATTCATTGCGTCAGTCATCATCCGCTACCCGTTCATCCTCCCGGCGCCGACCGATGTCGCGTCCGCGTTTGTCAACCTTGTCCAAGACGGCGATATCTTCATCGACCTTGGGACAAGTCTCGTCCACTTCGCCATAGGCCTGTTCCTTGCGCTCATCGTCGGCATCCCGCTTGGGATCATCATGGGGTGGAACCGCCGTATCGAGGCGCTGGTAGACCCGTTGATCGAGCTCCTCCGGCCGATCCCCCCGCTTGCCTGGATCCCGTTTGCCATCATCTGGTTTGGGCTCACCTCGTTCTCGGCCGGTTTTATCATCTTTATCGGGGCGCTCTTTCCCATCATCATCAACACCTACAGCGGCTTCCGCGGCGTGCCCCGCGTCTTTGTCGAAGCGGCAAAGATGCTCGGGTGTACAAAAGACCTCCCGCTGATCCGGTACATCGCGTTTCCGGCAGCCCTTCCCTCTGTTGCCGCCGGGATCCGGATCGCAACGGGTGTTGGCTGGATGTGCCTTGTCGCCGCCGAGCTCTTCGGGGTCTCGAACTACGGCCTTGGCCAGAAACTCTGGTTCTACTACTCCCTCCACCAGATGGACAGCGTTGTCGTGTACATGATCCTGCTTGGCCTCATCGGCCTTGCGTTCGACATGGTCTTCCGGCATTATATCGACAAGAAGTTCCTGAAGTGGCGGACCGGGGAGGTGGCGTGA
- a CDS encoding ABC transporter substrate-binding protein, whose product MKSSTIMAIASLAVVLLLLVAGCTQPAGTSDTKTSKAPVDELVIGYQPSTHQMAFITAMEKSWWQQDLAPLGVKKVSDKVFPSGPSEMQAMQAGDLDVAYVGAAPFLTAVSTGLDAKIVAGVNTQGSDLVVANNIEYTGPESLKGKTIGTFAVGSIQDTILRDWLKKNNIDPDKDLTIAPMSPGDAVTAILAGKVDAVFLPTPSPSTIVNQGKGKIVVHSGEMYPNHTCCVLVVSGKLIREHPEIVKQIIATNDKAVAWNIQNRDEAAVIYANKTSAKLEDVKVSLAEWDGNWASDPNIIVDPVLSYAKIQYDLGYIKKPLTKDEIFDLSFYQKS is encoded by the coding sequence ATGAAATCTTCCACAATCATGGCAATCGCCTCCCTTGCGGTTGTCCTCCTCCTGCTTGTGGCCGGCTGCACCCAGCCGGCAGGCACTTCTGACACGAAGACCAGCAAAGCACCTGTCGATGAACTCGTCATCGGTTACCAGCCCAGCACCCACCAGATGGCCTTTATCACTGCCATGGAGAAAAGCTGGTGGCAGCAGGACCTCGCTCCGCTCGGCGTTAAAAAGGTCTCCGACAAGGTCTTCCCGAGCGGCCCCTCCGAGATGCAGGCCATGCAGGCCGGCGATCTCGATGTCGCCTATGTCGGCGCAGCCCCGTTCCTGACCGCGGTCAGCACCGGCCTTGACGCAAAGATCGTTGCCGGTGTCAACACCCAGGGATCAGACCTTGTCGTTGCCAACAACATCGAATATACGGGCCCCGAGAGTTTAAAAGGCAAGACCATCGGCACGTTTGCCGTTGGCAGCATCCAGGACACCATCCTCCGCGACTGGCTCAAGAAGAACAACATCGACCCCGACAAGGACCTGACGATCGCCCCCATGTCCCCGGGTGATGCGGTAACGGCCATCCTGGCCGGCAAAGTCGATGCCGTCTTCCTCCCGACCCCGTCCCCGAGCACCATCGTCAACCAGGGCAAGGGCAAAATCGTTGTCCATTCCGGTGAGATGTACCCCAACCACACCTGCTGTGTCCTTGTGGTCAGTGGCAAACTGATCCGCGAACACCCGGAGATCGTAAAGCAGATCATCGCGACAAACGACAAGGCAGTTGCCTGGAACATCCAGAACCGCGACGAGGCTGCCGTCATCTATGCCAACAAGACCAGCGCAAAACTCGAGGATGTCAAGGTCTCCCTTGCAGAGTGGGACGGCAACTGGGCCTCGGACCCGAACATCATCGTGGACCCGGTCTTAAGCTATGCAAAGATCCAGTACGACCTCGGGTACATCAAGAAACCGCTCACAAAGGACGAGATCTTTGACCTCTCGTTCTACCAGAAGAGCTGA
- a CDS encoding helix-turn-helix domain-containing protein codes for MVQVDPIDRIMRAALVSDEEFVTALNDLLRHDLRISVRELSEKSGIAQSSLYKILHGRRSPNLSTLRAIVRALRQLYHVGNEDFIGLIAARPVLESVEERMAEIDGHRMRVREYPVHTMEDAIVAAVRAEREGAIAIVCAPIVSSIIEQLVHVPVATIIPRESVQQAIELAARKAWL; via the coding sequence ATGGTACAGGTGGACCCGATTGACCGGATCATGCGCGCTGCACTCGTCTCGGACGAGGAGTTCGTTACGGCCTTAAACGACCTCCTCAGGCACGACCTGCGGATCAGCGTGCGGGAACTCTCGGAGAAGAGCGGGATCGCCCAGAGCTCGCTCTACAAGATCCTGCACGGGCGGAGGTCGCCCAACCTCTCGACCCTGCGGGCGATCGTCAGGGCCCTGCGGCAGCTCTACCACGTAGGGAACGAGGACTTCATCGGCCTCATCGCTGCACGCCCGGTGCTCGAGAGCGTAGAGGAACGGATGGCGGAGATCGACGGCCACCGCATGCGGGTGCGGGAGTATCCTGTCCACACGATGGAGGACGCAATCGTTGCCGCGGTCCGGGCTGAGCGGGAAGGGGCGATCGCGATCGTCTGTGCCCCGATCGTCTCGAGCATCATCGAGCAGCTCGTGCACGTCCCGGTTGCGACCATCATCCCCCGGGAGTCCGTGCAGCAGGCGATCGAGCTCGCGGCACGCAAGGCGTGGCTTTAA